The following coding sequences lie in one Miscanthus floridulus cultivar M001 chromosome 9, ASM1932011v1, whole genome shotgun sequence genomic window:
- the LOC136483970 gene encoding uncharacterized protein — MVTELNLLTGGCRAGCVPRRDEIYIRTHTRKNGVPSQQAEPIINKLKSVVEAHPELIERSIQQGDVFAAACGEKEPRGRVHALGLGPTPQDIGTPSLKCYKPTRLQMEVLARKKVESDKASLERRIQELEDELHEARIVQERRNMEITSHNGSNSRNHVSPRSEEHVDEAHHAQPFEDDDVFADINENCDHYDEDDVFADITPSEQHANFLSVQRAAALSARVAALSAQRAPALSEQHANFLTTQRAAALSAQRARVLSVQPATASFTQEATGTPSAQEDAAPSMQPAPSPSVQPTPTPSTQRAPASSVHSAVGKSIDLCQECSATSPIKNVAPQKKNKPPHVSPADVVGKEVTLYALFWPEAVAKETVISTNPTNVLLESSIVKLL; from the exons ATGGTGACAGAGTTAAACCTACTGACTGGAG GGTGTAGAGCTGGGTGCGTGCCTCGAAGAGATGAAATCTATATCAGAACACATACAAGAAAAAATGGAGTTCCATCCCAACAAGCAGAGCCAATAATT AACAAACTTAAATCAGTTGTTGAAGCCCACCCAGAGTTGATAGAAAGATCAATTCAGCAAGGTGATgtctttgctgctgcttgtggagAAAAGGAGCCAAGAGGGCGTGTTCATGCTTTGGGTCTAGGACCAACTCCCCAAGATATTGGTACCCCTAGTTTGAAGTGTTACAAGCCAACAAGGCTACAAATGGAAGTTCTAGCTCGTAAAAAGGTTGAAAGTGACAAAGCTTCTCTAGAACGACGCATACAAGAATTGGAAGACGAACTACACGAGGCAAGGATAGTGCAAGAAAGAAGAAATATGGAAATCACCTCACACAACGGTTCTAATTCACGAAACCATGTG AGCCCAAGGtctgaagaacatgttgatgaggCACATCATGCTCAACCATTTGAAGATGATGATGTTTTTGCAGATATTAATGAAAACTGCGACCACTATGACGAAGATGATGTTTTTGCGGATATTACCCCATCTGAGCAGCATGCTAATTTCCTATCTGTGCAGCGTGCTGCTGCCCTATCTGCGCGTGTTGCTGCCCTGTCTGCGCAACGTGCTCCTGCCCTATCTGAGCAGCATGCTAACTTCCTAACTACGCAGCGTGCTGCTGCCCTGTCTGCGCAGCGTGCTCGTGTCCTGTCTGTGCAGCCTGCTACTGCCTCGTTCACGCAGGAAGCTACTGGTACCCCGTCAGCGCAGGAAGATGCAGCCCCGTCCATGCAGCCTGCTCCCTCTCCATCTGTGCAGCCTACTCCTACCCCATCTACGCAGCGTGCTCCTGCCTCCTCTGTGCACAGTGCTGTAGGAAAATCAATTGATCTTTGTCAGGAGTGCAGCGCTACTAGTCCCATAAAAAATGTAGCCCCACAAAAGAAGAATAAACCTCCTCATGTTTCACCTGCTGACGTT GTTGGAAAGGAGGTCACATTATATGCcttgttttggccagaagctgtGGCTAAGGAAACAGTCATTTCAACAAATCCAACCAATGTACTCTTGGAAAGCAGTATTGTGAAGTTGTTGTGA